A stretch of the Clarias gariepinus isolate MV-2021 ecotype Netherlands chromosome 26, CGAR_prim_01v2, whole genome shotgun sequence genome encodes the following:
- the lnx2a gene encoding ligand of Numb protein X 2a, whose protein sequence is MGSLGDGVDASMVSEALLDALCPECGQIHRSWENHLYNYRLEVDDDLVCHICLQPLVQPLDTPCGHTFCARCLRSFLQERDFCPLDRARLQLQGCRRSSILVHKLLDKLSVTCPLTPVCSLSMPRCDLEAHLKHRCPGTQGQRAVLESTQVKGCEEKTMVNDTSKSPQTELRESTSPPPAGPNACSSGSSTAPGRTEERGVDNPAFEESTEEDSVQGLERVLPRVKRPLSNPCIHLLRTGSSASSGWDFVESLPLSAEEGCVKLPSLPEGEITTIEIHRSNPYVELGISIVGGNETPLINIVIQEVYRDGVIARDGRLLAGDQILQVNNVDISNTPHNFARSTLARPCATLQLTVLRERRCSARPPPMPAVPATAVPEGSPGSLRITLHKRDSTEQLGIKLVRRTDEPGVFVLELLEGGLAAKDGRLHSNDRVLAVNEHDLRHGTPEQAAQIIQASGERVNLLISRPGKQTMAVHTGSSSVRDSWCHEHFLPPVHHTAVPNPTPNLQLSRSSTCRDLSQCVTCKEKHITVKKEPHESLGMTVAGGRGSKSGELPIFVTSVQPHGCLSRDGRIKRGDVLLSINGQDLTSLSHSDAVGTLKSSAASCSVQLRALEVSTVDEPGQDEGLLPHHESDYDASWSPSWVMWLGLPSYLNSSHEIVLRRSHPGSWGFSIVGGYEDNHTNQAFFIKTIVLGTPAYYDGRLKCGDMIVAVNGLPTAGMSHSALVPMLKEQRSRVALTVVSWPGSLA, encoded by the exons ATGGGCAGCCTGGGAGACGGTGTGGACGCCAGCATGGTTAGCGAGGCTCTCCTGGACGCGCTGTGTCCGGAGTGTGGGCAGATCCACCGCTCCTGGGAGAACCATCTATACAACTACAGGCTGGAGGTGGATGATGACCTGGTGTGTCACATCTGCCTGCAGCCCCTGGTGCAGCCTTTGGACACGCCATGTGGCCACACGTTCTGTGCTCGCTGCCTGCGCAGCTTCCTGCAGGAGCGCGACTTCTGCCCGCTGGATCGTGCCAGGCTTCAACTGCAGGGCTGCCGACGCTCCAGCATCCTAGTACACAAGCTGCTGGATAAACTGTCCGTCACGTGCCCGCTTACGCCCGTCTGCTCCCTCAGCATGCCACGCTGTGACCTGGAGGCACATCTCAAAcacag GTGTCCTGGGACACAGGGTCAGAGAGCGGTCCTGGAGAGCACCCAGGTTAAGGGATGTGAGGAGAAAACCATGGTGAATGACACCTCAAAATCCCCACAGACTGAGCTGAGGGAGAGCACGTCGCCGCCCCCTGCTGGCCCAAACGCCTGCAGCAGCGGCAGCAGCACCGCACCCGGGAGGACGGAGGAGCGAGGCGTGGACAACCCTGCCTTCGAGGAGAGTACAGAGGAGGACA GTGTTCAAGGTTTGGAGCGTGTCCTTCCACGTGTAAAGCGACCCCTTAGTAACCCCTGCATCCACCTCCTCCGAACCGGCAGCTCCGCCTCATCAGGATGGGACTTTGTTGAGTCTCTGCCCTTATCAGCAGAAGAAG GTTGTGTAAAGCTGCCGTCTTTGCCTGAAGGCGAGATCACCACCATTGAGATTCATCGCTCAAACCCCTACGTGGAGCTGGGGATAAGTATAGTTGGAGGCAACGAGACACCCCTTATAAACATTGTAATCCAGGAGGTGTACCGTGACGGTGTCATTGCCCGGGATGGAAGGCTGCTGGCGGGTGACCAAATACTACAA GTAAACAACGTAGACATCAGTAACACGCCGCATAACTTCGCCCGTTCCACGCTAGCTCGGCCGTGTGCCACCCTACAACTGACCGTGCTCAGAGAGCGCCGCTGCAGCGCCCGGCCGCCCCCCATGCCCGCCGTTCCTGCCACGGCGGTGCCAGAGGGCAGCCCTGGCAGCCTCCGCATCACCCTGCACAAGCGGGACTCTACCGAACAGCTGGGAATCAAGTTGGTGCGGCGTACAGACGAGCCCGGCGTGTTCGTGCTGGAACTGCTGGAGGGGGGTTTGGCCGCCAAGGACGGACGTCTGCACAGCAACGACAGAGTGCTGGCAGTGAACGAGCATGACCTGAGGCATGGCACACCTGAGCAGGCCGCACAGATCATACAg GCCAGTGGAGAGAGAGTGAATCTGCTGATCAGCAGGCCTGGCAAGCAGACCATGGCTGTACACACGGGCTCGAGCTCGGTCCGCGATAGCTGGTGCCATGAACACTTCCTGCCTCCGGTGCACCACACGGCCGTGCCAAACCCCACACCCAACCTGCAGCTCAGTCGCTCTTCCACATgcagg GACCTCTCTCAGTGCGTCACCTGCAAGGAGAAACACATCACTGTGAAGAAGGAGCCGCATGAGTCCCTGGGAATGACCGTGGCCGGGGGGCGGGGCAGTAAAAGCGGCGAGCTGCCCATCTTCGTCACGAGCGTCCAACCGCACGGCTGCCTGTCGCGGGACGGGCGAATCAAACGGG GAGACGTCCTGCTGAGCATCAACGGTCAGGACTTGACATCGCTGAGCCACAGTGACGCAGTGGGCACTCTGAAATCCAGCGCCGCCTCGTGTTCCGTGCAGCTGCGGGCGCTGGAGGTGAGCACGGTGGACGAGCCGGGCCAGGACGAGGGCCTTCTGCCTCACCACGAGAGCGACTACGACGCCAGCTGGTCACCGTCCTGGGTCATGTGGCTCGGGCTGCCCAG CTACTTGAACAGCAGCCATGAGATCGTCCTGCGCCGGAGTCACCCCGGGAGCTGGGGCTTCAGCATTGTCGGAGGTTACGAGGACAACCACACCAACCAGGCGTTTTTCATCAAGACCATAGTGTTAGGAACTCCAGCCTATTACGACGGACGCCTGAA GTGCGGCGACATGATCGTAGCTGTGAACGGACTTCCCACGGCAGGTATGAGTCACTCTGCCCTCGTGCCCATGCTGAAGGAGCAGCGCAGTCGGGTGGCGCTCACCGTCGTCTCCTGGCCCGGTAGCCTGGCGTAG